The following are encoded in a window of Phaseolus vulgaris cultivar G19833 chromosome 3, P. vulgaris v2.0, whole genome shotgun sequence genomic DNA:
- the LOC137807985 gene encoding ethylene-responsive transcription factor ERF026-like codes for MASSSSSSKRHPLYHGIRCRGGKWVTEIREPRKTNRIWLGTFLTPEMAAAAYDVAALALKGGEAVLNFPDSIGRYPVPASKSPADIRSAAIAAAELMKPEASHNNANAVAQSDNTEGDGYYNVAAPLNETEFVDEEAIFSMPSLLIDMAEGMLLTPPRMSSPSDYWIENSGGENLWNF; via the coding sequence ATGGCTTCATCGTCATCTTCATCAAAGAGACATCCACTGTACCATGGAATCCGTTGCCGCGGAGGAAAATGGGTCACTGAAATCCGTGAGCCACGAAAAACCAACCGAATATGGTTGGGCACGTTCCTCACGCCGGAGATGGCCGCCGCCGCCTATGACGTGGCGGCGTTGGCCCTGAAAGGCGGGGAAGCGGTTCTCAACTTCCCGGACTCGATTGGCAGGTATCCAGTGCCCGCGTCCAAATCCCCTGCGGACATCCGCAGCGCAGCCATTGCTGCAGCCGAACTCATGAAGCCTGAAGCCAGCCACAACAACGCTAATGCAGTAGCTCAGTCTGATAACACAGAGGGTGATGGTTACTATAATGTTGCTGCTCCTTTGAATGAAACTGAGTTTGTCGACGAGGAAGCCATATTCTCCATGCCGAGTTTGTTGATCGACATGGCTGAGGGAATGTTGCTAACCCCTCCCAGAATGAGCTCACCCTCTGATTACTGGATCGAGAATTCTGGTGGAGAAAATTTGTGGAACTTTTGA
- the LOC137807986 gene encoding dehydration-responsive element-binding protein 1F-like has translation MNLLKQSSDESNNGCYVCSSPETSSSNPPNAVHSDEELHALASARPKKRAGRRIFKETRHPVYRGVRQRNNNKWVCEMRVPNDKSTRIWLGTYPTPEMAARAHDVAALALRGKSACLNFADSAWRLPLPASTNAKEIRRVAGEAVVAIAAEDSCVEQLENENVNAVADCEVSSSGLSIDEDGSSSKALRVFCDLDEITIPDASGFEEMHAWLQSMADKPLRSPTFVTYVRDWISVEDDAEVSLWSFSI, from the coding sequence ATGAACCTTCTCAAACAATCATCTGACGAGTCAAACAACGGCTGCTACGTTTGCTCCTCCCCGGAAACAAGCTCCTCTAACCCTCCCAACGCCGTTCACTCCGACGAGGAACTACATGCATTAGCATCGGCTCGCCCCAAGAAACGTGCTGGGCGCCGAATCTTTAAGGAGACACGCCACCCCGTGTACCGAGGGGTGCGACAGAGGAACAACAACAAGTGGGTCTGCGAGATGCGAGTCCCCAATGACAAATCCACAAGGATTTGGCTCGGAACGTACCCAACCCCCGAGATGGCCGCACGAGCGCACGACGTTGCCGCGCTCGCGCTCCGAGGAAAGTCCGCTTGCCTCAACTTCGCCGACTCGGCGTGGCGGCTGCCCTTGCCGGCGTCGACAAATGCGAAGGAGATACGGCGAGTGGCCGGGGAGGCTGTTGTGGCGATTGCAGCGGAAGATAGTTGCGTCGAGCAATTAGAGAATGAGAATGTGAATGCCGTGGCTGACTGCGAAGTTAGCAGCAGTGGTCTCAGCATTGATGAAGATGGCAGTAGTAGCAAAGCCTTGCGGGTGTTTTGTGATTTGGATGAGATAACAATACCAGACGCATCAGGATTTGAAGAAATGCATGCGTGGCTTCAGAGCATGGCGGATAAGCCTTTGCGATCGCCTACTTTTGTAACATATGTTAGGGATTGGATCTCTGTTGAGGATGATGCTGAAGTTTCTCTGTGGAGCTTCTCCATCTGA
- the LOC137807987 gene encoding uncharacterized protein: protein MAFTGAKPLCNTSLIHTSKHTPKRPLLLKDYLRDDLSSCSSNGFKSLPRRQCCTTVGFFVEKDPQLQRKTRSTLPPRRRRRSSVSVLQRASVAVINAIKSLPTSHKSGRAKRGVNTTGVLCRSLSRKLLSRSFWRKAAAVREEGSQGVPRRRTSFRELIMLDQEHHKATSFNEYTALAAPSFTTSSGCGSNSWGESEFTFASSESSNENYLLLETPKDCAPRRHKVEEEVVTKEYWTNEKEQFSPVSTLDCPFVDEEDIYKCRFRSTSTSTVVSFTKGGKQKHMHKRCHLESVAPLEPVVLEKRFARLELEDETLNHSTKQYSRVIVPAARTLKNLRHAKNNNIEENARSLLNFVKGSNPNNTLIINAENLLFDYFKKSIGECKGLDLSKKLHLCKVAEDWIDGQPQELYLDWEEEGGRCVYVREMEKCEEWKNYEQEIQQLGEDLANEFFTNLVNESVLDLMTRTNQ from the exons ATGGCTTTTACTGGTGCCAAACCTTTGTGTAATACTTCTCTAATACACACTTCAAAACATACCCCGAAACGTCCCCTTTTGCTCAAGGACTACCTCAGAGACGACCTCAGTTCCTGTTCATCCAACGGTTTTAAATCGTTGCCGCGCCGACAATGCTGCACCACCGTCGGATTCTTCGTGGAGAAAGATCCCCAACTCCAACGCAAAACAAGGAGCACACTCCCTCCACGGCGTCGACGACGATCATCCGTGTCGGTTCTGCAGAGAGCTTCCGTTGCCGTAATCAACGCGATAAAGTCGCTGCCGACGTCACACAAGAGTGGTAGAGCGAAGAGAGGTGTTAATACTACTGGCGTGCTCTGTAGAAGCCTCTCGAGGAAGCTGTTGAGTAGAAGCTTCTGGAGAAAAGCAGCAGCAGTGAGGGAAGAGGGAAGCCAAGGAGTGCCGCGGAGGAGGACATCTTTCCGCGAACTCATTATGCTGGATCAGGAACATCATAAAGCGACGTCGTTCAATGAATATACTGCATTAGCTGCCCCGAGCTTCACCACTTCTTCTGGCTGTGGCAGTAACAGCTGGGGAGAGAGTGAATTCACGTTTGCATCCTCTGAGAGCTCCAACGAAAACTACCTCCTGCTTGAGACCCCCAAAGATTGTGCACCACGACGTCACAAGGTGGAAGAAGAAGTAGTAACCAAG GAATATTGGACAAATGAGAAAGAACAGTTTAGTCCTGTATCGACACTAGATTGTCCATTTGTAGACGAAGAAGACATTTACAAGTGTCGTTTCAGATCCACTTCCACTTCCACTGTTGTTTCCTTCACAAAAG GAGGGAAACAGAAGCATATGCACAAAAGATGCCATTTAGAAAGTGTGGCTCCACTGGAGCCGGTGGTTTTAGAGAAAAGGTTCGCGCGGTTAGAGCTGGAGGATGAAACACTCAACCATTCTACAAAACAATACTCCCGCGTAATAGTGCCAGCAGCGCGTACTCTGAAGAACCTGCGTCATGCAAAGAATAACAACATTGAGGAGAATGCTCGAAGTCTTCTCAACTTCGTTAAAGGATCAAATCCAAACAACACTCTGATAATTAACGCAGAGAACCTGCTATTTGACTACTTCAAGAAGAGTATTGGAGAATGTAAAGGCCTTGATCTCTCAAAAAAGCTTCACCTTTGCAAGGTAGCAGAGGATTGGATAGATGGGCAGCCCCAAGAACTGTATTTGGATTGGGAAGAAGAAGGAGGAAGGTGCGTCTACGTTAGGGAGATGGAGAAGTGTGAAGAGTGGAAAAACTATGAACAAGAAATACAACAATTGGGCGAGGACCTGGCAAACGAATTCTTCACAAATCTGGTTAATGAGTCAGTACTTGATCTTATGACACGTACTAACCAATGA